Proteins from one Brevibacillus humidisoli genomic window:
- the comER gene encoding late competence protein ComER: protein MHVGFIGTGSMGSILIESFLRAKVLRPNQLVIYNRTPSKAVRLAEKHPGVTVAANNAEVARKSDWLFLCVKPLEYQQAITQCENQLSDRHVLVTITSPVRLAELEATVPCPVMRAVPSITNAARSGLTLIEFGSRISEEQKQSAYSLFSQISHPVEIQEKFLRISSDISSCGPAFLSYVLQQMIAEAVEETGISRDAATFLTTQMVIGFADLLQQEVFSLPALQERVCVPGGVTGEGLIALRDGIPGVFGQVFRRTHAKFAEDRELMSKHLFPESSETT, encoded by the coding sequence ATGCACGTCGGCTTTATTGGTACGGGGAGCATGGGCAGCATCCTGATAGAATCATTTCTCCGTGCAAAAGTACTGCGGCCAAATCAGCTTGTCATCTATAATCGTACTCCCTCAAAGGCTGTCCGCCTCGCTGAAAAACATCCCGGAGTAACAGTAGCAGCGAACAATGCGGAAGTCGCAAGAAAAAGCGATTGGTTGTTTCTCTGCGTCAAACCTTTGGAATATCAACAAGCGATCACCCAGTGTGAGAACCAACTGAGTGATCGGCACGTATTGGTTACCATCACCAGCCCCGTCCGGCTCGCCGAGTTGGAAGCAACCGTACCCTGCCCGGTAATGCGTGCTGTTCCCAGCATCACCAATGCTGCTCGCAGCGGGCTAACGCTAATCGAGTTCGGTTCACGTATCTCAGAGGAACAGAAACAATCTGCCTATTCACTGTTTTCCCAGATCAGCCATCCAGTCGAGATTCAAGAAAAGTTTTTGCGCATCTCGTCTGACATCAGCAGCTGCGGCCCAGCTTTTCTCAGCTACGTCCTGCAGCAGATGATCGCGGAAGCTGTGGAGGAGACGGGCATCTCGCGCGATGCGGCCACCTTCCTGACCACACAGATGGTGATTGGCTTCGCTGATCTTCTACAGCAAGAGGTATTTTCCCTGCCTGCCCTGCAAGAGCGAGTCTGCGTCCCTGGAGGTGTCACTGGGGAAGGTCTCATCGCCCTCCGTGACGGAATTCCTGGCGTATTTGGCCAGGTGTTCCGTCGGACCCATGCCAAGTTCGCAGAGGATCGGGAGTTGATGAGTAAACATTTGTTCCCGGAATCGAGCGAGACAACCTGA